CCTGGCGTCGGCCCTGGAGAAACTGGGTCGCCAGAGCCGCCGCATTCCCTTGCGGGCGCACAGTCAGGCGGCCCACCTGTTTATCGTATCTCCCCTGCGTGCGGATTTGCTGGCGCGCCTCTTTTCCACCCATCCGCCCCTGAAGGATCGCATTGCGCGTCTGCGTGCCATGTCCGTCTCCTGACTCCTTGCCTTGACAAGCCCCATATCTCCTTCTATACTGGACCATTCGCACTTCCGCCGCTGCGGAGGATAACCCGGAACAGGAATCGATTATGAGTGAAAACCCGCGTCCCGATCAGAATACCCGCAAGACCCTCAAACAGGTGGGCTACAAACCCCTGGGCAAAATTCCGGACGCCGTTTACGCGGAAATGGGTTTCCGCTGCGGCCTGGAAATCCATCAGCAGTTGATGACGAGGCAGAAGCTGTTCTGCCGCTGTCCCGCCGGGATCTATCAAAAGGATGGCGAATACGACGCGGAATTGGTGCGCCACATGCGCCCCACTCTGAGTGAACTGGGCGAATATGACGGCACGGCGCTGATGGAGTTCAAAACCCGCAAAAACATCTATTACCGTATCCAGAATGAAACGGCGTGTACCTACGACATCGATGACACGCCCCCGTTCCGCATTGACGACCAGGCCCTGGACATCGCCCTGGAAGTGGCGTTACTCCTGGAAACCAGCATTGTCGGCGAGTTGCACGTGACCCGCAAGCAATACCTGGACGGAAGCATTCCCACGGGATTCCAGCGCACCGCCATTGTGGGCATTGAGGGACGCATTCCCGTACAGGGCAGCGAAGTGGGCATCATCCAGATCAGCGTGGAAGAGGATTCCTGCCGCGAGGTATCCGACCTGGGCCATGACCGGGTCTATACAACCGACCGGCTGGGCATGCCCCTGATTGAAACCGTGACCCATCCACACCTGGTGACGCCGCGCATGGCCGCGGCGGGCGCGCAATACCTGCGCTTTATGACCCGCAGTACCGGTCATGTGCGCACCGGGATCGGCGCGGCCCGGGAAGATGTCAATGTCAGCATCCGCGGAGGAACTCGTGTGGAGATCAAGGGCGTGGCCCACATCTCCTGGATACCGGAACTCACCCATATCGAAGCGTTCCGCCAGAAGAGCCTGCTTCACATCCGCTCCCTGCTTTCAGAACGTGGCATGAATGCGGACGCGTGGAAAGTCACCTCTGTGGATTTGCCGGAAACATGGATCCCACACAAGTCCCTGCACGAATTGTACCGGGGCGCCCGCGACCTGCGCGCGGTCGCCCTGAATTTGCCGGGATTCAAGAACCTGCTTTCCCACTTCACCCAGCCCGGACAGGTATTTGCCGACGAAATCGCGGACCGCCTGAAGGTTGTGGCCTGCATAGAACGGCCCAACATGGTTCATTCTGAAGAGTCCCGCTCCCTTCTGGAGCGTTCGCAACTGGCGGAAATACGGCGCCGCCTGGAAGGCGGTCCCCAGGATGCCCAGGTCGTGGTCTGGGGTCCGGCCGACGACATTCCCACCGCGGTGGAAACCGTCGAGGAGCGCTGTCGCATGGCGTTTGCCGGTGTGCCGAACGAAACCCGCAAATCTTATCCAGACGGTACCACCCGTTTTGAACGCGTGTTGCCGGGGCCGGACCGCATGTACCCGGATACGGATACGGCTCCCATCCCGGTTGAAGAGGAGCGTATCGAGCGCATCCGCGCCGGCCTGCCTGAACCGGTCTCTGGGCAAATGGCGCGCATGCGGGAGTGGAACGTGGCGCCCAACCACGTGGGATACATCCTGCGCGGCAACCTTTTCGGGATCCTGGAACGTATTGTAAAAAAGTTCAAACAACCGCCGCGGCGGGTGGCCCGGGTTTTGTCCCAGGTGTTGCGCAACCTGGCACCCGTTCCCCACGGCAAAGGCGGTTTCGATCCCGCCCGACTGGTCGATATCTACGCCTTCATGAAGCGGGAGGAAATCGATACCGCGTTGGTGGAAGCCATGTTGCCCGTGGTTACGGAACATCCCCAGATGGAGTTGCCGTCGGTGCTGGAAACCATCGGGTTCAAAACGAAAAAGCGGCAGGAGATCCTGGATCTGCTACCGGTATTGCACGCCAAGTTCAGCCAGATCAACACTTCACCCGATCCCATGGCCCGGCACCGCTGGATCATGGGCCAATTGCGTCCGGTGGCATTGGGCAACATCGATTTGAAAGAGTTGAGCCGCCTGGTTCCGGGAGACCAAGATGAGTGATATGTTCAAGGGCTACCGCGGCCATGCCCTGGAGGCGCTGAAGAAATTCAACATCCGTGTCTGGAGCGAAGCTGAGGTCAAGACCACGCGCGGGGATTTCCGCGGAATCGTACTGCCTCGTTCCGAAAACGACGATGACCGCCACCTGGTGCTTAAACTGGACACTGGCTACAACGTGGGCGTAAACGTGGATACGGTGAAGTCGATTCAGGAACTCGGTTACCGCGAGGCCCACTACAAGATCCCGGAAAAAGAGTTCCCCTTTTCTCAGGAAAAA
This genomic interval from Candidatus Aminicenantes bacterium contains the following:
- the gatE gene encoding Glu-tRNA(Gln) amidotransferase subunit GatE; the encoded protein is MSENPRPDQNTRKTLKQVGYKPLGKIPDAVYAEMGFRCGLEIHQQLMTRQKLFCRCPAGIYQKDGEYDAELVRHMRPTLSELGEYDGTALMEFKTRKNIYYRIQNETACTYDIDDTPPFRIDDQALDIALEVALLLETSIVGELHVTRKQYLDGSIPTGFQRTAIVGIEGRIPVQGSEVGIIQISVEEDSCREVSDLGHDRVYTTDRLGMPLIETVTHPHLVTPRMAAAGAQYLRFMTRSTGHVRTGIGAAREDVNVSIRGGTRVEIKGVAHISWIPELTHIEAFRQKSLLHIRSLLSERGMNADAWKVTSVDLPETWIPHKSLHELYRGARDLRAVALNLPGFKNLLSHFTQPGQVFADEIADRLKVVACIERPNMVHSEESRSLLERSQLAEIRRRLEGGPQDAQVVVWGPADDIPTAVETVEERCRMAFAGVPNETRKSYPDGTTRFERVLPGPDRMYPDTDTAPIPVEEERIERIRAGLPEPVSGQMARMREWNVAPNHVGYILRGNLFGILERIVKKFKQPPRRVARVLSQVLRNLAPVPHGKGGFDPARLVDIYAFMKREEIDTALVEAMLPVVTEHPQMELPSVLETIGFKTKKRQEILDLLPVLHAKFSQINTSPDPMARHRWIMGQLRPVALGNIDLKELSRLVPGDQDE